Proteins co-encoded in one Cytophaga hutchinsonii ATCC 33406 genomic window:
- a CDS encoding 4Fe-4S binding protein — protein sequence MARRISNIRLFIVSVQSMAIGLRLTLKHFFVSIGVKRKPQVGVMDADYFTHKDGIVTNLYPHESIPVPDNGRYRLHNEVDDCIVCDLCAKVCPVNCIEIEPIKSPVEIGKTSDGSTKRIYAATFDIDMAKCCFCGLCTTVCPTECLTMTKTYDFSEYDVRNMVYHFAELSPAEGVLKKEEMEVLVAEEKAKKAAAAKPVPEAGEATTDTATAAPKPAFKPKVAIPAVKKAAVDAAAENTTPAKAEEASASSDTAAEKPAVPKPVFKPKVVIPAKKSITETSSEETSETKPADEPAASTEAGTPKPQVKPVMKPVIPKAPVAESEEQAVNPATDVPASEQTAAPAQHLQPAAKPKPIMKPVMKPLIPKEPAPESTQQTASPAMDLPASDQSDAPAEEAKPAAMPKPIMKPVMKPIIPKKTEEGGETNA from the coding sequence ATGGCTAGACGTATTTCAAATATTCGCTTATTTATTGTATCGGTTCAATCGATGGCAATCGGATTGCGTCTGACGCTGAAACACTTTTTTGTTTCCATAGGCGTGAAGCGTAAGCCGCAGGTTGGCGTTATGGATGCGGATTATTTCACACACAAAGATGGTATTGTAACAAATCTGTATCCGCACGAATCCATTCCCGTGCCGGATAACGGACGGTACCGTTTGCATAACGAAGTAGACGACTGTATTGTATGCGATCTGTGCGCAAAAGTTTGTCCGGTGAACTGCATAGAAATAGAGCCTATAAAATCTCCGGTTGAAATCGGTAAAACATCCGACGGCAGTACGAAGCGGATCTATGCAGCTACGTTTGACATCGACATGGCGAAGTGCTGCTTCTGTGGGTTATGCACAACGGTTTGTCCGACCGAATGTTTAACCATGACCAAGACATACGACTTCAGTGAATACGATGTGCGTAACATGGTCTATCACTTTGCAGAATTAAGTCCTGCGGAAGGTGTGTTGAAGAAAGAAGAAATGGAAGTATTGGTTGCAGAAGAAAAAGCGAAAAAAGCAGCGGCTGCAAAACCGGTGCCTGAAGCAGGCGAAGCAACCACAGATACAGCAACAGCTGCACCGAAACCGGCATTCAAACCAAAGGTAGCGATACCGGCGGTAAAGAAAGCAGCAGTTGATGCAGCGGCAGAAAACACAACACCTGCAAAGGCGGAAGAAGCATCAGCATCTTCAGATACAGCAGCTGAAAAACCGGCAGTACCGAAGCCCGTGTTTAAGCCAAAGGTTGTAATACCAGCGAAGAAATCTATTACGGAAACTTCATCAGAAGAAACTTCAGAAACTAAACCAGCAGATGAGCCAGCAGCTTCTACCGAAGCAGGTACACCGAAGCCACAGGTAAAACCGGTCATGAAGCCTGTGATACCAAAGGCCCCTGTAGCGGAATCTGAAGAACAGGCAGTAAATCCGGCAACTGACGTTCCTGCTTCTGAGCAGACGGCAGCACCGGCGCAACACCTACAACCAGCGGCTAAGCCAAAGCCAATAATGAAACCGGTCATGAAGCCCTTGATACCAAAGGAACCTGCACCGGAATCTACACAGCAAACGGCAAGTCCGGCAATGGATCTTCCAGCTTCAGATCAATCAGACGCTCCGGCAGAAGAAGCTAAGCCTGCAGCCATGCCTAAACCAATCATGAAGCCCGTCATGAAACCCATTATTCCTAAAAAAACTGAGGAAGGAGGAGAAACAAACGCATGA
- a CDS encoding complex I subunit 1/NuoH family protein: protein MFVVLFVLTLILLYAVFVVWAERKVAAFIQDRLGPMEVGPYGMLQTIADLIKLLQKEDIIATGANRFLFRLAPVLIFTAIFAGFATLPFAPDLIGSKADVGVFFMITIVSLDVVGIFLAGWASNNKFSILGAFRAIAQVISYEIPLTLSILAVVLICQTLDLQEISFQQGIYFVNKQELNTSLFGITSLGIDVNKIGGFVSWNAFKYPFLLLAYVVFFIASLAECNRAPFDIPEGESELVSGFHTEYTGFRFAILFLAEYAMMLLVAFLGVVLFFGSWNTALPNIGSLHFADWTSGTPGTIAGYAWGLFWLISKGITVVFLQLVMRWTYPRLRVDQLMNLCWKILLPLSLFLVIVSGVWVVWMKI from the coding sequence ATGTTTGTAGTGCTATTTGTATTGACGCTGATTCTTCTATATGCCGTATTTGTGGTTTGGGCAGAACGGAAAGTTGCGGCATTTATTCAGGATCGTCTGGGCCCGATGGAAGTTGGTCCGTATGGCATGTTACAAACAATTGCCGATCTGATAAAACTGCTTCAGAAAGAAGACATCATCGCAACAGGCGCAAACCGTTTTTTATTCCGTTTAGCTCCTGTATTAATTTTCACCGCCATCTTTGCCGGTTTCGCAACACTTCCATTTGCACCCGATCTGATCGGTTCAAAAGCAGACGTTGGCGTATTTTTCATGATCACCATTGTTTCCTTAGACGTTGTAGGAATATTCTTAGCCGGTTGGGCATCAAACAATAAGTTCTCCATCCTTGGCGCGTTCCGTGCCATTGCCCAGGTAATCTCTTACGAAATTCCATTAACCTTAAGTATTCTTGCCGTTGTATTGATTTGCCAGACGCTGGACTTACAGGAAATCAGTTTTCAGCAGGGTATTTATTTTGTAAACAAACAGGAATTGAATACTTCCTTATTTGGAATAACATCCCTGGGAATTGATGTAAACAAGATCGGCGGTTTTGTAAGCTGGAATGCATTTAAGTATCCGTTCCTGTTATTGGCCTATGTCGTTTTCTTTATTGCATCATTAGCAGAATGCAACCGTGCACCCTTTGACATACCGGAAGGAGAATCAGAATTGGTATCCGGTTTTCATACGGAGTATACCGGTTTCCGTTTTGCCATTTTATTCTTAGCAGAATATGCCATGATGTTACTCGTAGCATTCTTAGGTGTGGTATTATTCTTTGGTAGCTGGAACACCGCCTTGCCAAATATAGGCAGTTTACATTTCGCTGATTGGACAAGCGGGACACCGGGCACTATAGCAGGTTACGCCTGGGGATTGTTCTGGCTGATCTCAAAAGGAATTACGGTTGTATTCCTGCAGTTGGTGATGCGCTGGACGTATCCGCGTCTGCGGGTAGATCAGTTAATGAATTTATGCTGGAAAATATTATTGCCGCTGTCGCTGTTCTTAGTAATCGTAAGCGGCGTGTGGGTAGTATGGATGAAAATATAA
- a CDS encoding type II toxin-antitoxin system RelE/ParE family toxin: protein MALKIFWTKRALANFDKILEYLEEDFGEIPTKAFAIKVHNFLDNLKDFPELGTLQHSDKQIRGFVIVKQVTIFYKVYDDHVRILNLFNNRQDSKKK, encoded by the coding sequence ATGGCTCTGAAAATTTTTTGGACTAAAAGAGCTTTAGCCAATTTTGATAAAATACTTGAATATTTAGAAGAAGATTTCGGAGAAATTCCAACCAAAGCATTTGCAATCAAGGTCCATAATTTTTTAGATAACCTTAAAGACTTCCCTGAACTTGGAACACTTCAACATAGCGATAAGCAAATCCGAGGATTTGTAATCGTAAAACAAGTAACTATTTTTTATAAAGTATACGATGATCATGTTCGTATACTGAATCTATTTAATAATAGACAAGATTCAAAGAAGAAGTAA
- the murI gene encoding glutamate racemase, producing the protein MTDAQRPIGIFDSGIGGLTVAYAVNQLLPNESIIYFGDTAHFPYGDKSTAAIQSYAVKITDMLLQQHCKVILIACNSASSAAYQLVKEYAGSRAKVINVIDPIVRYVGAKYPKGKVGLIGTKKTVSSNVYQRKIDKLNKEITLKALATPLLAPMIEEGYFNNAISESIILNYLQDKSLDGIESLILGCTHYPLIKEQINNLYKGSVDVIDSSDIVAAAVKDYLADTNLLNTDADVQHKFYVSDYTQSFAESTRLFFRQEVHLERYPLWE; encoded by the coding sequence ATGACAGACGCACAAAGACCCATCGGTATATTTGACAGCGGCATTGGCGGCTTAACTGTTGCGTATGCCGTGAATCAATTATTACCCAATGAAAGTATTATATATTTTGGTGATACCGCGCATTTTCCATACGGTGATAAATCAACCGCTGCGATCCAATCGTATGCGGTAAAAATTACCGATATGCTGCTGCAGCAGCATTGTAAAGTGATTCTGATCGCCTGTAACTCCGCGTCATCGGCGGCGTATCAGCTGGTGAAAGAATATGCAGGCAGCAGAGCAAAAGTAATTAATGTTATTGATCCGATTGTGCGGTATGTAGGTGCCAAATATCCGAAAGGAAAAGTAGGATTGATCGGTACGAAAAAAACAGTAAGCTCAAATGTGTATCAGCGTAAAATTGATAAGCTGAATAAAGAGATTACACTCAAAGCACTCGCAACGCCGTTGCTGGCACCCATGATCGAAGAAGGTTATTTTAACAACGCCATTTCCGAAAGCATCATTTTAAATTACCTGCAGGATAAGTCTCTGGACGGAATTGAGTCACTGATCCTAGGTTGTACGCATTATCCGTTGATCAAAGAGCAGATCAATAATCTGTACAAAGGCAGTGTAGACGTGATCGACAGCTCGGATATTGTGGCCGCAGCGGTGAAGGATTATTTAGCGGATACTAATTTATTGAATACCGATGCAGACGTGCAGCATAAATTTTATGTGTCGGATTATACACAATCATTTGCAGAATCGACGCGCTTATTCTTCCGGCAGGAAGTGCATCTGGAGCGTTATCCGCTGTGGGAGTAG
- the pth gene encoding aminoacyl-tRNA hydrolase: MKYLIIGLGNIGSEYHETRHNIGFMVLDDLAQEKGVTFDLKRHAHIAEVKVKGRTLILVKPTTYMNLSGKAVQYWMQEEKIALENILVITDDLALPFGTLRMRMKGSSGGHNGLSHIEQTLASANYTRLRMGVGSDFAKGQQVDYVLAPFSAEEQKEMPDVLKRAKDAVTGFATIGVERAMNAVNTKK, encoded by the coding sequence ATGAAATACCTGATTATCGGATTGGGAAATATCGGATCGGAATATCATGAAACCCGCCACAACATTGGGTTTATGGTGCTGGATGATCTTGCACAGGAAAAAGGCGTTACGTTTGACTTGAAACGCCATGCACACATTGCCGAGGTAAAAGTAAAAGGCCGCACGTTGATTTTAGTAAAACCTACAACGTATATGAACCTGAGCGGGAAAGCCGTTCAGTACTGGATGCAGGAAGAAAAAATCGCGCTCGAAAATATTCTGGTTATCACAGATGATCTGGCGTTGCCGTTTGGTACACTTCGTATGCGGATGAAAGGATCGAGCGGCGGCCATAATGGTTTGTCGCACATTGAACAGACACTTGCTTCTGCAAACTATACGCGTTTGCGTATGGGCGTAGGCAGCGATTTTGCTAAAGGACAGCAGGTGGATTATGTACTTGCTCCTTTTTCTGCAGAGGAACAAAAAGAAATGCCGGACGTTCTTAAAAGAGCAAAAGATGCGGTAACAGGTTTTGCTACCATAGGCGTGGAGCGCGCCATGAATGCTGTAAACACAAAGAAATGA
- a CDS encoding 50S ribosomal protein L25/general stress protein Ctc: MKQVEIIGYSRANLGKKGSKDLRLDSNVPCVLYGGESQLHFHVPMFLFRDIIYTGVACTVLLNLEGKQYKCVVQEVQFHPINEMLLHVDFLLLDDKKQVKMNIPVKFEGTSPGVIKGGKLVQKVATLQVKAFPKDLPDVILADISQLELAKSVKVGDIKTNNYTILNAKSIPVCTVTIPRSLKQEEAAAAKK; encoded by the coding sequence ATGAAACAAGTAGAGATTATAGGGTATAGCAGAGCAAATCTCGGTAAAAAAGGATCAAAAGACCTTCGTCTTGATTCAAACGTACCATGTGTGCTTTATGGTGGCGAATCACAATTACATTTCCACGTACCAATGTTTTTGTTCCGCGATATTATTTACACAGGCGTAGCTTGTACCGTATTGTTGAATTTAGAAGGTAAACAATATAAATGTGTTGTTCAGGAAGTTCAATTCCACCCGATCAATGAAATGTTGCTTCACGTAGATTTCTTATTACTTGATGATAAGAAACAAGTGAAAATGAATATCCCGGTTAAATTTGAAGGAACTTCTCCAGGTGTTATCAAAGGGGGGAAACTGGTTCAGAAAGTAGCTACGTTACAAGTAAAAGCGTTCCCTAAAGATCTTCCGGATGTTATCCTTGCTGATATTTCTCAGTTAGAATTAGCTAAATCTGTAAAAGTTGGTGATATCAAAACAAACAACTACACAATTTTAAATGCTAAGTCTATTCCTGTTTGCACGGTTACGATTCCAAGATCGTTGAAACAAGAAGAAGCAGCAGCTGCTAAAAAGTAA
- a CDS encoding ribose-phosphate pyrophosphokinase: MSSLKLFSGTNSHYLAEKIAAAYGEPLGHRTIKRFSDGEIYVSFDESVRGKDVYIIQSTFPNADNLMELMLMVDAARRASAAEVAAIIPYFGYARQDRKDKPRVPIAAKLVANLLSAAGVDRLMTCDLHAGQIQGFFDFPVDHLDGAAIFIPYLRSIQSDKLIIASPDVGGVKRAREFAKHLKAEFVVCDKHRERANEIASMQLIGNVEGADVILVDDLIDTGGTITRAAEVIMNKGAKSVRAICTHPILSGSAYENIENSVLTEMLVTDTIPLRKETSKIKVLTVADLFAKAIYQIQQNESVSSLFL, translated from the coding sequence ATGTCATCCCTTAAATTATTTTCTGGAACTAACTCCCACTACCTGGCAGAGAAAATTGCTGCAGCGTATGGAGAGCCACTAGGCCATAGAACAATAAAACGTTTCAGCGACGGTGAGATCTATGTTAGTTTTGATGAATCTGTTCGTGGAAAAGATGTGTATATTATCCAGTCTACTTTCCCGAATGCAGATAATTTAATGGAATTGATGTTAATGGTTGATGCGGCACGCAGAGCATCTGCAGCAGAAGTAGCAGCCATTATTCCGTATTTCGGTTATGCGCGCCAGGATCGCAAAGACAAGCCAAGAGTACCGATTGCAGCTAAATTAGTTGCGAATCTGCTTTCAGCTGCTGGTGTTGACCGTTTAATGACATGCGATTTACACGCAGGCCAGATCCAGGGCTTTTTCGATTTTCCGGTAGATCACCTGGACGGCGCGGCAATCTTTATTCCTTACTTAAGAAGCATTCAATCCGATAAATTAATCATCGCTTCACCGGATGTTGGTGGTGTGAAACGTGCGCGTGAATTTGCAAAGCATTTAAAAGCTGAATTCGTAGTGTGTGACAAACACCGTGAACGTGCCAATGAAATTGCTTCGATGCAATTGATTGGTAATGTTGAAGGTGCCGATGTGATTTTAGTTGATGATTTGATTGATACAGGCGGTACCATTACACGTGCTGCTGAAGTAATCATGAATAAAGGTGCGAAGAGTGTACGTGCAATCTGTACGCACCCGATCTTATCTGGTTCAGCATACGAAAACATTGAAAATTCCGTGTTAACAGAAATGTTGGTTACAGATACAATCCCGCTTCGCAAAGAAACATCAAAAATTAAAGTTCTTACCGTTGCTGATTTATTTGCTAAAGCAATTTATCAGATCCAGCAGAACGAATCCGTTAGTTCATTATTTCTTTAA
- a CDS encoding SDR family oxidoreductase, translating to MELNLFKPMLQAEAFKNKVVVVTGGGTGLGKSMAQMLLQLGANVVITSRKLEVLEAAAKELETLTGGSVLAVACDVRDYRQVEELLQKSVARFGRVDALLNNAAGNFVSPTENLSPKAFDVVVDIVLKGTYNCVLTFGKYWIDNQIPATVLSIVTTYATTGSGYVVPSACAKAGVIALTRSLAVEWAKYSIRFNAIAPGPFPTEGAWSRLFPGQIAELFEPGNRIPLKRFGKHEELANLSSYLLSEYSAYMTGEVVTIDGGEWLKGAGEFNGLDVVSKEEWAEIERSIRGK from the coding sequence ATGGAATTAAATTTATTCAAACCTATGCTTCAGGCAGAAGCATTTAAAAATAAAGTTGTCGTTGTTACGGGCGGCGGAACAGGCCTGGGAAAAAGCATGGCACAAATGCTGTTGCAGCTGGGTGCAAATGTTGTTATTACGAGCAGAAAATTAGAGGTATTGGAAGCAGCAGCGAAAGAACTCGAAACCTTAACCGGCGGCAGTGTATTGGCAGTTGCCTGTGATGTACGGGACTACAGGCAGGTAGAAGAATTGCTGCAAAAGTCTGTTGCCCGTTTTGGCCGTGTAGATGCCTTGCTGAACAACGCTGCGGGAAATTTTGTAAGCCCGACAGAAAATCTTTCACCAAAAGCATTTGATGTTGTTGTTGATATTGTTTTAAAAGGAACATACAATTGTGTGCTTACGTTTGGAAAATACTGGATAGATAATCAGATTCCGGCAACGGTATTAAGCATTGTTACTACGTATGCCACTACGGGCTCTGGATATGTGGTACCTTCAGCATGCGCAAAAGCTGGGGTAATTGCATTAACCAGGTCACTGGCGGTGGAATGGGCGAAATACAGCATCCGCTTTAATGCCATTGCACCCGGACCGTTTCCTACAGAAGGAGCCTGGAGCCGTTTGTTCCCCGGACAGATTGCAGAATTATTTGAGCCTGGCAACCGTATTCCCTTAAAACGTTTTGGTAAACACGAAGAACTCGCCAATCTATCGTCCTATTTACTTTCTGAATATTCGGCTTATATGACTGGAGAAGTTGTAACGATTGATGGGGGAGAATGGCTGAAAGGTGCAGGGGAGTTTAACGGCCTGGATGTGGTGAGTAAGGAAGAATGGGCCGAAATTGAACGCAGTATCCGTGGAAAATAA
- a CDS encoding OmpA family protein: protein MQMKKTGLLRIAIGVFMVAAVLSMHSCIVSKKKYEALNKRTSALEADKAACEENFKNLVLEHTALKKRYDSLLAISNQLLQDTTDLNAALRKTQANYEALNNTYERLLSTHNKIINYNASELEKLNKSLAKRELEVGKLQADLSERERRVNELEKIIADKERAVNELRNKVTSALLNYKDKDLTIQVKDGKVYVSLAEQLLFKSGSTDVDPKGVEALKKLAAVLKEQQDITIMVEGHTDDVPVSKGTNGIKDNWDLSVLRATSITRILTGAGVDPIHVVPAGHGEFIPVATAKTAEARSQNRRTEIILTPNLNELYKLLETTK from the coding sequence GTGCAAATGAAAAAAACAGGTTTATTACGTATAGCAATCGGGGTATTCATGGTCGCAGCAGTATTATCCATGCATTCATGTATTGTTTCAAAAAAGAAATATGAAGCGTTAAACAAAAGGACATCCGCGTTAGAAGCAGATAAAGCAGCCTGTGAAGAGAATTTTAAAAATTTAGTGCTTGAACATACCGCATTAAAAAAACGCTACGATAGTCTGTTAGCCATAAGCAATCAATTGTTGCAGGATACTACTGATTTAAACGCCGCACTTCGTAAAACACAGGCAAATTATGAAGCCTTAAATAATACGTACGAACGGTTATTATCTACACATAATAAAATTATTAATTACAACGCTTCTGAATTAGAAAAATTAAATAAAAGCTTAGCAAAACGTGAGCTGGAAGTTGGTAAACTACAGGCTGATCTCAGCGAGCGTGAACGCAGAGTAAATGAACTGGAAAAAATTATTGCAGACAAAGAACGTGCTGTAAATGAGCTGCGCAATAAAGTAACTTCAGCCTTGTTGAATTATAAAGATAAAGACCTTACAATACAGGTAAAAGACGGTAAAGTTTATGTATCCTTAGCAGAGCAGTTATTATTCAAATCAGGTTCTACAGATGTGGATCCTAAAGGTGTTGAAGCATTAAAAAAATTAGCTGCTGTATTAAAAGAACAGCAGGATATTACAATCATGGTTGAAGGCCATACAGATGATGTACCGGTTTCTAAAGGTACAAATGGTATTAAAGATAACTGGGATTTAAGTGTATTACGTGCTACTTCTATCACGCGTATTTTAACGGGAGCAGGCGTTGATCCCATCCATGTGGTACCTGCAGGTCACGGCGAATTTATTCCGGTTGCAACAGCTAAAACAGCTGAAGCCAGAAGTCAGAACAGACGTACAGAAATTATTCTTACGCCTAATCTGAATGAATTATATAAACTACTGGAAACAACTAAATAA
- a CDS encoding TVP38/TMEM64 family protein: MSNSNINLMDEITKLKTFWINSTLKAKLSMIFLLAMYVLPIISNILLATLLVTYIDYIQQLDYITLIYWGILIFFTSTFSIISTTLLSVACGYLFGWIAFPVLLTMFTVSSLIGYFLGNVFDQQTIMSWIGANEVVYNFIEKLKKRMNFMVFVMRVTPVLPFTVTNVLCSYLSIPLKNYIGMSIVGISARLAVAVYTGTQISSIVNMEADPIYRYQKIGLFIVSLALFGILYYLVMKEKDKALDA; encoded by the coding sequence ATGAGTAACTCGAATATTAATTTAATGGATGAAATTACAAAATTAAAAACGTTCTGGATTAACAGTACATTAAAAGCTAAGCTGTCAATGATTTTTTTGCTTGCGATGTACGTACTACCGATTATTTCAAATATCCTCCTTGCAACCTTATTGGTAACCTATATTGATTACATACAACAACTGGATTATATCACGCTTATTTACTGGGGCATCTTAATATTTTTCACCTCTACCTTTTCCATTATATCCACAACCCTGTTATCCGTAGCCTGTGGTTATTTATTCGGCTGGATTGCTTTTCCTGTCTTGTTAACCATGTTTACAGTCAGTTCGCTGATCGGTTATTTTCTGGGAAATGTGTTTGATCAACAAACAATTATGAGCTGGATCGGAGCTAATGAAGTGGTTTATAATTTCATTGAAAAGTTGAAAAAACGCATGAATTTTATGGTTTTTGTAATGCGTGTTACTCCTGTACTGCCTTTCACGGTAACAAATGTGCTGTGTTCTTATTTATCCATACCACTAAAAAATTATATAGGAATGAGTATTGTAGGCATTAGTGCACGTCTGGCTGTAGCTGTTTATACCGGAACACAAATAAGCTCTATTGTTAATATGGAAGCCGATCCGATATATAGATATCAGAAAATCGGACTGTTTATTGTATCACTGGCACTATTCGGAATATTGTATTACCTGGTCATGAAAGAAAAGGATAAAGCGCTGGATGCATAG
- a CDS encoding DUF5723 family protein, which yields MKKLLFLFSLLIASTYTVFGQSEGSVVSATARAGVATTFVTDYQSIGINPANLGLRSKYETKHVTFGFLETNAAFFAKGVTSKQMKDLVFDGGQQTPNIQSYAANLFANNNISSNVDIMLLGIAFQYDKLGGLAFSVNDVMRGNGNLSQNFTDFTFSGALATQYFDQLRLKNGAIVPNDPNQYGSYQAVGIDAGLSSQGVSLGRVFQGTDVKAHYYRTFNAAYGREIFRNDVFNVSAGVGLKYVMGYYYMDIQSKDGLLKGNVADNPILSGLSENFNVPNQDNGWNFLSPQGNGFGFDIGGTAEIYEKVKVGISLVNVGGIKYTNNTYEVKDTTVYELKYDSFTADAFNETVFWTEGKSFTAKLPTTLRFGGSIALFEKRLEVGGDIIVPLNKAAGNINKASFAVGGDFYLKRWIKFSSGASIGGNYANSLDGYSTHVCVPLGFTLIAGENGGWEFSMATRDIVSLIDMKGKSPLYSAGICMFRFRV from the coding sequence ATGAAAAAACTTTTATTTCTCTTCTCTCTTCTCATAGCAAGTACCTATACTGTTTTCGGGCAATCTGAAGGTAGTGTTGTTTCGGCAACTGCGCGGGCAGGTGTTGCAACTACATTTGTTACGGATTATCAAAGTATCGGTATTAACCCGGCTAACCTGGGCCTTCGTTCTAAATATGAAACCAAACACGTTACTTTTGGTTTCCTGGAAACGAACGCTGCTTTTTTTGCAAAAGGGGTTACCTCAAAGCAAATGAAAGATTTGGTTTTCGATGGCGGTCAACAGACTCCAAACATACAATCCTACGCTGCAAATCTTTTTGCTAACAACAACATCTCTTCCAATGTAGATATTATGCTGCTGGGTATTGCTTTTCAATATGACAAACTGGGAGGTCTTGCATTCAGTGTAAACGATGTTATGCGCGGCAACGGTAACTTATCGCAGAATTTTACGGATTTTACGTTCTCCGGTGCTTTGGCTACTCAATACTTTGATCAGTTGCGTTTAAAAAACGGAGCAATTGTTCCCAATGATCCAAATCAATATGGCTCCTATCAAGCTGTAGGCATTGATGCAGGTCTTTCTTCACAAGGGGTGTCTCTTGGGCGTGTATTTCAGGGAACAGATGTAAAAGCGCATTATTACAGAACATTTAATGCTGCTTATGGCAGAGAAATTTTCAGAAACGATGTATTCAATGTAAGTGCCGGGGTAGGCTTAAAATACGTGATGGGTTACTACTACATGGATATTCAATCCAAAGACGGCCTGTTAAAAGGTAATGTAGCGGATAATCCGATTTTATCAGGACTTTCTGAGAACTTCAATGTTCCCAACCAGGACAATGGCTGGAACTTTTTAAGTCCGCAGGGTAATGGTTTTGGTTTTGATATTGGCGGTACAGCAGAGATTTATGAAAAAGTTAAAGTTGGTATCTCTTTGGTAAATGTGGGTGGTATTAAATACACAAACAATACGTATGAAGTTAAAGATACAACGGTGTATGAATTGAAATACGATTCTTTTACAGCAGATGCATTTAATGAAACTGTTTTCTGGACAGAAGGGAAATCATTTACGGCTAAGCTTCCTACAACCTTACGTTTTGGTGGCAGCATAGCGTTATTTGAAAAAAGACTTGAAGTAGGCGGTGACATTATTGTTCCGTTAAATAAAGCCGCAGGTAATATTAACAAAGCGAGCTTTGCTGTAGGCGGTGATTTCTACCTGAAAAGATGGATCAAATTTTCTTCCGGTGCATCTATCGGCGGCAACTATGCAAACTCCCTTGATGGGTATTCTACGCACGTTTGTGTACCATTAGGCTTCACCTTGATTGCAGGTGAAAACGGCGGCTGGGAATTTAGCATGGCTACAAGAGATATTGTGAGTCTGATTGATATGAAAGGCAAAAGCCCGTTATATTCTGCCGGAATTTGTATGTTCCGGTTCAGAGTGTAA